The genomic stretch GTATTGCTTTTCAGATAAAGGATGATCTGCTTGATCTGCAAGGAGATATGCAGTTGCTTGGGAAACCTACGGGAAAAGATGTACAGAATAATAACTCGACTTTTGTAACCGTACTTGGAGCGGATGGTGCAGCACAAGCCATGTGGGAACACTATTGTTATGCTGTAGATGCTCTAAAAGAGATGCCTCGGAATAGTGCTTTTCTTAAGCATATACTGAACTATATCATCCATCGAGACCAGTAGTATGCTCGTAAAACTTATCAGATGAAAAAGAAGTGTTGGCATATACGCTAACACTTCTTTTTTTGCTTATGTATTAGCTGTAAATTTGTCATTTGAATATAGCTATTGCCTTTAGAATCTCATGGTAATAATCTCTCCATATTTTAGTATTAGTCACTTCGCTCTGTAACCCAGTCTTTTGTTTATCAGTTTCCTTTTGTATCTCGTGTTTATGAAATTCTCTATCTTTCATGTTGATCACGTCCCTTCTATATTTCATTTTATAGAGTTAAAAGACTTAATCACATGACGAATATAACGTATTTTTAGGTTATACTATTAATATGATACAAAATGGGAAAGGATTTGTTTACAAATGAAAATTGATGATATCGATATTTCTATTTTGGCAGAACTTACGAAAGATGCACGGCTTTCCATGAGGGAACTCGGGAGACTGGTCAATCTGTCAGCTCCGTCCGTGACAGAACGGGTGAAAAGGTTAGAAGACTATGGAATGATTGAGGGCTATACGATTCAAGTCAATCGTAAAAAGCTTGGATTCACCATGGATTGTTTAATAGAAATAACGATTCAACATGGGGATCACAAACGCTTCAGAGCTTTTGTGGAAAATTATCCTACCGTCTTATCTTGCTACCGAATTGCAGGCAGGGCGTGTTATATGGTGATGCTGACCTTAAGTCAATTAGAGGATATCGAAACGTTTTTAGATGAAATTTCAACGTATGCTTCTACATCTACACATGTGGTTTTTTCTGAAGTTAAAATAAATACAGCATTAGAACAGCACACGCCGCTTTTGTCGTAACATACGAATCATACTACTCAAGAAAATAGCTTTACAAAAAAGAAGAAAGCTTACAGAAATTAAATAACGAGAGGTATGACGCTATGGCGCTTGGAGTATTATTTATTATGTTTGTTATTATATCGATCCTGAGTCTCGTTAGTATCGCACTAATGTTTATGGTAAAAGATAGGAAGGTAAATAATATTGCTTTTTCTATTACAGTAATTCTTGGTTTAGTGATTGGATTTATGAATGTTACCGCACTCCCAAGTAATGAAACTACAGAGAAAATCACTGTAGGTGCTGTTGGAACAATGGCCTTAGTTGCGGTTATTTGTAAACTCATGAAAAAGAACGTCCTTGCCAGGATTCTGGCTGCTGCTTCCGTTATATTAGGAATCTTTCTGCTCTTCTGGTAAAACGATAGCATCCACGCTTTTCTAGTTGAAGTAACAAGAAGCGCGGGTGTTTTTTGTTGTCACATCAAAATCTGTTTAAGCAAATACCAATGCGTGGTGGAATTTCAAGTGAATTCAGGGTTAGGTTAATAAAAATGAAAACATTTACAATTATGATAACATCTATATAATCAAAACTAAGAAGCATGTAAAAAAGAGGGAGGAAGGTGGGATTGTATGGCTATGTATATCATTGTGATTGTCGTAGCAGTAATTGGGGGAGTCGGTACCGTACTTGTAGGTTTATCAAAAGAGAATGCAAAGCAAAACCATGAATATGAAAGTAAATCCAAAGAAAATATAGGTAAGATTGTATTATTTTATCTGGTTGCGATTATAGCTTTTATTATTTTGTGGGTGCTGTTAATGGATTAGCAAACCGACATTGGTTGAATTTCATAAAATGACATATAGTTGTCAAGATTATAGTGCCATTTAGTGCTCTTTTTACTTTACAATAAATGCATTGGCAGATGAAAGGAGCAATCACATGGAATTCGTTACGATGATGGCTGTAGTTATACTGTTATGCTGTTGGTGGGCATTGGCTTTGTTCTTCAGACTTGCAAAAGATGACCATTAATAAACAAACAACTCATGAACGTAATAACAACAAAATATGAGGTCTAACAAATACATAAGGA from Paenibacillus polygoni encodes the following:
- a CDS encoding Lrp/AsnC family transcriptional regulator; this encodes MKIDDIDISILAELTKDARLSMRELGRLVNLSAPSVTERVKRLEDYGMIEGYTIQVNRKKLGFTMDCLIEITIQHGDHKRFRAFVENYPTVLSCYRIAGRACYMVMLTLSQLEDIETFLDEISTYASTSTHVVFSEVKINTALEQHTPLLS